Proteins from a single region of Rhodobacteraceae bacterium LMO-JJ12:
- the ureC gene encoding urease subunit alpha has product MPTTIKRGDYAAMFGPTTGDRVRLADTDLIIEVERDLTAERVGGNALSYGEEVKFGGGKVIRDGMGQSQVTRASGAVDTVITNALIVDHSGIYKADVGLKDGRIAKIGKAGNPDTQPGVDIIIGPGTEIIAGEGRILTAGGFDSHIHFICPQQIEDALHSGLTTMLGGGTGPAHGTLATTCTPGGWHIGRMLQAADAFPMNLAFAGKGNASLPAALEEQVKAGACALKLHEDWGTTPAAIDCCLSVADAMDVQVMIHTDTLNESGFVEHTVAAMKGRTIHAFHTEGAGGGHAPDIIKICGEEHVLPSSTNPTRPFTVNTLEEHLDMLMVCHHLDKSIPEDVAFAESRIRRETIAAEDILHDMGAFSIIASDSQAMGRVGEVLIRTWQTADKMKKQRGRLAEETGDNDNFRVRRYIAKYTINPAIAHGISREIGSIEEGKRADLVLWNPAFFGVKPEMVLLGGSIVMAQMGDPNASIPTPQPVYSRPMFGAFGRSVENSAVVFVSEAAQADGIGKSLGLAKQTVAVRNTRDIGKKDLLLNTATPKIDVNPETYEVRADGELLTCEPASVLPMAQRYFLF; this is encoded by the coding sequence ATGCCAACAACCATCAAACGCGGCGACTATGCCGCCATGTTCGGTCCCACGACGGGTGACAGAGTACGCCTTGCTGATACCGATCTCATCATCGAGGTTGAGCGGGATCTGACCGCAGAACGGGTGGGAGGCAATGCGCTCAGCTACGGCGAAGAGGTTAAGTTTGGCGGCGGCAAAGTAATCCGCGATGGGATGGGGCAGTCTCAGGTAACCCGCGCAAGTGGCGCCGTCGATACAGTGATTACCAATGCGCTGATCGTGGACCATTCAGGCATCTACAAGGCCGATGTCGGCCTCAAGGACGGACGGATTGCCAAGATCGGCAAGGCCGGTAACCCCGATACCCAACCGGGCGTGGACATCATCATCGGGCCGGGGACGGAGATCATCGCCGGGGAGGGCCGGATACTCACTGCGGGCGGTTTTGACAGCCATATCCATTTTATCTGTCCGCAGCAGATCGAGGACGCTTTGCATTCGGGCCTGACCACCATGCTCGGCGGGGGCACCGGCCCCGCCCATGGCACGCTTGCCACAACCTGCACCCCCGGCGGCTGGCATATCGGACGCATGCTTCAGGCCGCCGATGCCTTTCCGATGAACCTCGCCTTTGCCGGAAAAGGCAACGCTTCACTTCCAGCCGCGCTTGAGGAGCAAGTGAAGGCGGGGGCTTGCGCGTTGAAATTGCACGAAGACTGGGGCACCACCCCTGCGGCCATCGATTGCTGTCTTTCCGTGGCCGATGCGATGGACGTGCAAGTGATGATCCACACAGACACGCTCAACGAATCCGGCTTTGTCGAACACACGGTCGCGGCGATGAAGGGCCGTACGATCCATGCCTTTCACACCGAAGGCGCTGGCGGTGGCCATGCGCCCGACATCATCAAAATCTGTGGCGAAGAGCATGTTCTGCCTTCCTCCACCAATCCGACACGCCCGTTCACCGTCAACACCCTTGAAGAGCATCTCGATATGCTGATGGTCTGTCACCACCTTGATAAATCCATCCCCGAGGATGTGGCTTTTGCCGAAAGCCGAATCCGGCGTGAAACCATCGCCGCCGAGGATATTCTGCACGACATGGGCGCGTTCAGCATCATCGCATCCGACAGTCAGGCCATGGGCCGCGTCGGCGAGGTGCTGATCAGGACATGGCAAACCGCCGACAAGATGAAGAAACAGCGCGGACGCCTGGCCGAGGAAACTGGCGATAATGATAATTTCCGCGTCCGCCGCTATATCGCGAAATACACCATCAACCCCGCCATTGCCCACGGCATCTCGCGCGAGATTGGCAGCATTGAAGAGGGCAAACGCGCCGATCTGGTGCTGTGGAATCCCGCCTTTTTCGGTGTCAAACCTGAAATGGTCCTGCTGGGGGGCAGCATTGTCATGGCGCAGATGGGCGACCCCAACGCGTCAATCCCGACGCCACAGCCAGTCTATTCCCGTCCGATGTTCGGGGCTTTCGGGCGATCAGTGGAGAACTCGGCAGTGGTTTTCGTCAGCGAGGCGGCTCAGGCCGACGGGATTGGCAAAAGCCTCGGTCTTGCCAAGCAAACCGTCGCCGTACGCAACACCCGCGACATCGGCAAGAAGGACCTGTTGCTTAATACGGCCACCCCGAAGATCGACGTGAACCCCGAGACCTATGAGGTGCGTGCCGACGGTGAGTTGCTGACCTGCGAACCCGCGTCGGTTCTGCCCATGGCCCAACGTTACTTCCTGTTTTGA
- the ureE gene encoding urease accessory protein UreE, with protein sequence MPPIPSQHIRRASDWSDAVDTIELTYDGRFLRRKVLTATRGTRILVDLAHTTSLDHGDAFELEDGRLVEVVAADEYLLEVTGTDLVRIAWHVGNRHTPCQIEADRLLIQRDHVIRNMLKLIGAEVREIKAPFRPEGGAYGHGRTHGHDHGHVHDHAH encoded by the coding sequence ATGCCCCCTATCCCAAGCCAGCATATTCGCCGTGCCTCCGACTGGTCTGATGCCGTCGATACGATCGAGCTGACCTACGATGGCCGTTTCCTGCGGCGCAAAGTGCTGACGGCGACGCGAGGCACCCGCATTCTTGTTGATTTGGCGCATACGACCTCACTGGATCACGGCGACGCGTTTGAACTGGAGGATGGTCGCCTTGTTGAGGTTGTCGCGGCGGATGAATATCTGCTGGAGGTCACGGGCACCGATCTGGTCCGGATTGCGTGGCATGTGGGCAACCGTCACACCCCCTGTCAAATCGAGGCTGACCGACTGTTGATCCAGCGCGATCATGTGATCCGCAACATGCTCAAACTGATCGGTGCCGAGGTTCGCGAAATCAAAGCACCCTTCCGACCCGAGGGCGGTGCTTATGGTCATGGGCGCACGCATGGCCACGACCATGGCCACGTTCACGATCATGCACACTGA
- a CDS encoding urease accessory protein UreF has translation MHTDQLLTLVQWLSPSYPVGAFSYSHGLEWAVDARQVTDRETLKAWLETVLRHGACQSDALFLCASYRAEDATEVDAIARAFAPSAERLRETVLQGEAFCRATRDVWGGDMPAMAYPVAIGHAAREHGLPLDQTLQVFLHAFISNLAAAGMRLIPLGQTDGQIVIKTLAATCIDVADRAMDGSLEDLSSTAFLSDIASMKHETQYSRIFRT, from the coding sequence ATGCACACTGATCAGCTTCTCACACTGGTCCAATGGCTCTCTCCCTCTTATCCGGTTGGGGCATTTTCCTATAGTCACGGGTTGGAATGGGCTGTCGATGCGCGGCAGGTCACGGACCGCGAAACGCTGAAGGCATGGTTGGAAACCGTCCTGCGGCACGGCGCGTGCCAGTCCGACGCCTTGTTCCTATGTGCCTCGTACCGGGCTGAGGACGCCACCGAGGTTGATGCCATTGCCCGCGCCTTCGCCCCCTCCGCAGAACGTTTGCGAGAGACGGTCCTGCAAGGCGAGGCCTTCTGTCGCGCCACCCGTGATGTCTGGGGGGGCGACATGCCCGCGATGGCCTATCCGGTCGCCATCGGACACGCCGCGCGGGAGCACGGCTTACCCCTTGATCAGACGTTGCAGGTCTTCCTGCATGCCTTCATTTCAAATCTGGCTGCAGCGGGAATGCGGCTTATCCCCTTGGGCCAGACCGACGGGCAGATCGTGATCAAGACCCTCGCCGCGACATGCATCGACGTTGCTGACAGGGCCATGGATGGTTCATTGGAGGATCTCTCCTCCACCGCTTTCCTAAGCGACATCGCATCCATGAAACACGAAACCCAGTATTCGAGGATTTTTCGCACATGA
- the ureG gene encoding urease accessory protein UreG, whose amino-acid sequence MTGRNGPLRVGIGGPVGAGKTTLTAALCKALRDKLSIAVITNDIYTQEDAEALMRMQVLPQDRIIGVETGGCPHTAIREDASINLAAVAEMVSRHPELEIVFIESGGDNLSATFSPELADVTLYVIDVAAGEEIPRKGGPAITKSDILVINKTDLAPHVGASLDVMVRDSARMRPALPTLFCSLKSGEGLSEVLGHLSQIGGVSV is encoded by the coding sequence ATGACAGGTAGAAACGGCCCACTCCGAGTGGGCATCGGCGGCCCCGTCGGGGCGGGCAAAACAACGCTTACCGCGGCCCTGTGCAAAGCCCTGCGCGACAAGTTGTCGATCGCCGTGATCACCAACGACATCTATACTCAGGAAGACGCCGAAGCGCTGATGCGCATGCAGGTTTTGCCGCAGGACCGCATCATTGGCGTAGAGACCGGCGGCTGCCCCCATACCGCAATCCGCGAAGACGCATCAATTAATCTGGCTGCGGTGGCGGAAATGGTGTCGCGGCATCCGGAGCTTGAGATCGTGTTTATTGAAAGTGGCGGCGACAATCTGTCCGCGACCTTCAGCCCTGAACTGGCAGATGTGACCCTCTACGTGATCGACGTCGCTGCAGGCGAGGAAATCCCGCGCAAAGGCGGCCCTGCGATTACAAAGTCCGATATCCTGGTGATCAACAAGACCGATTTGGCGCCCCATGTGGGTGCATCGCTTGATGTGATGGTCCGCGATAGCGCACGAATGAGGCCTGCGCTGCCAACCCTTTTCTGCTCTCTGAAGTCCGGTGAGGGGCTTTCCGAGGTGTTGGGGCATCTGTCGCAAATTGGGGGTGTTTCTGTCTGA